A stretch of the Polyangiaceae bacterium genome encodes the following:
- a CDS encoding radical SAM protein, which yields MDYVGRIFRPPSEAQSLLLQVTIGCSHNRCAYCDMYRDKQFRPKPWESVARDLAEAEGLGPRFSRVFLCDGDALILSTDRLLQILGAVREKLPWVERVGCYGDTRSVGRKSPAELAELRAAGLGIVYHGVESGNDEVLTFIDKGGTSAECVTTADKLRDAGIVHSVIVLLGIGGTRLSAAHARDTASLLTAMDPPYVGALTTTVVPGTPLARAEERGDFTLPGKFGLLGELLTLVRDSSLSKCRFSSNHASNYLPVRAELPRDKRELVQILEAVIAEGDESRLKPEWMRGL from the coding sequence GTGGACTACGTCGGTCGCATCTTTCGCCCACCGAGCGAGGCCCAGAGCCTGCTGCTCCAGGTCACCATCGGCTGCAGCCACAACCGCTGCGCGTACTGCGACATGTACCGTGACAAGCAGTTCCGCCCGAAGCCCTGGGAGAGCGTGGCGAGAGATCTCGCCGAGGCCGAGGGACTCGGCCCCAGGTTCTCGCGTGTGTTCCTGTGCGACGGGGACGCGCTGATCCTCTCGACCGATCGCCTGCTCCAGATCCTCGGCGCCGTGCGCGAGAAGCTCCCGTGGGTCGAGCGCGTCGGCTGCTACGGCGACACGCGCAGCGTCGGCCGGAAGAGCCCGGCGGAGCTCGCCGAGCTTCGCGCGGCGGGCCTCGGCATCGTGTACCACGGGGTCGAGAGCGGCAACGACGAGGTCTTGACCTTCATCGACAAGGGTGGAACCTCCGCCGAGTGCGTCACGACAGCGGACAAGCTCCGCGACGCCGGCATCGTCCACTCGGTCATCGTGCTGCTCGGCATCGGCGGCACGCGGCTCTCCGCGGCGCACGCCCGGGACACGGCGAGCTTGCTCACCGCCATGGACCCGCCCTACGTGGGGGCGCTGACCACCACCGTGGTGCCCGGCACGCCCCTCGCGCGCGCCGAGGAGCGCGGCGACTTCACCCTGCCGGGCAAGTTCGGCCTGCTCGGCGAGCTGCTCACGCTGGTGCGGGACAGCAGTCTTTCGAAGTGCCGGTTCTCCTCCAACCACGCCAGCAACTACCTGCCGGTGCGGGCGGAGCTGCCGAGAGACAAGCGGGAGCTGGTGCAGATCCTGGAGGCGGTGATCGCGGAGGGCGACGAGTCGCGGCTCAAGCCGGAGTGGATGCGCGGGCTGTGA